A single Phoenix dactylifera cultivar Barhee BC4 unplaced genomic scaffold, palm_55x_up_171113_PBpolish2nd_filt_p 000488F, whole genome shotgun sequence DNA region contains:
- the LOC120103685 gene encoding magnesium transporter MRS2-1-like isoform X3, with translation MAELKERLLPPKPSFATATPAASNPQEPSAACAGHRPLFQGMDFLGLKKRGQGRRSWICVDSTTGGSQVIEVDKFTMMRRCDLPARDLRLLDPLFVYPSTILGREKAIVVNLEQIRCIITADEVFLLNSSDVYVLQYVAELQRRLTAHSVDALAGGSTPPDCLPFEFRALEVALEAACTFLDAQVAELEIEAYPALDELTSKISTLNLEHVRRLKSRLVALTRRVQKARDEIEQLMDDDGDMAEMYLTEKKRRKEASFYSDQSMQGFGCIGAGVSVSAPVSPVSSPPEPRKLVEKNLSLARSRQEDSMKSSGNTENVEELEMLLEAYFVVIDSTLNKLTSLKEYIDDTEDFINIQLTFATSFSTDLVGSRNLYKLACLALKENWVKFTKLY, from the exons ATGGCGGAGCTCAAAGAGCGGCTCCTCCCGCCCAAACCCTCGTTCGCCACCGCCACACCGGCGGCCTCGAATCCTCAGGAACCCTCCGCCGCCTGCGCCGGGCACCGCCCCCTCTTCCAGGGCATGGACTTCCTGGGGCTCAAGAAGCGGGGTCAGGGCCGCCGGTCGTGGATCTGCGTCGACTCCACGACGGGGGGCTCGCAGGTGATCGAAGTGGACAAGTTCACGATGATGCGGCGGTGCGACCTCCCAGCCCGCGACCTCCGCCTCCTGGACCCGCTTTTCGTCTACCCCTCCACCATCCTTGGCCGGGAGAAGGCCATCGTCGTCAATCTCGAGCAGATCCGCTGCATCATCACCGCCGACGAGGTGTTCCTCCTCAACTCCTCCGACGTCTATGTCTTGCAGTACGTCGCGGAGCTCCAGCGCCGCCTCACCGCCCACTCTGTGGACGCCCTCGCCGGCGGGTCCACTCCGCCGGACTGCCTCCCCTTCGAGTTCCGGGCACTCGAGGTCGCACTCGAGGCCGCCTGCACCTTCCTTGATGCACAG GTTGCTGAACTAGAAATTGAAGCATACCCTGCATTAGATGAGCTGACATCAAAGATCAGCACACTTAACTTGGAACATGTGCGCCGATTGAAAAGCAGGCTCGTTGCATTGACTAGGAGAGTTCAAAAG GCTCGGGATGAGATAGAGCAGTTGatggatgatgatggtgatatGGCTGAAATGTATCTTACGGAGAAGAAAAGACGAAAGGAAGCATCATTCTACAGTGACCAGTCTATGCAAGGATTTGGTTGTATTGGTGCTGGAGTATCAGTTTCTGCTCCAGTTTCACCTGTTTCTTCACCACCTGAACCTCGCAAGCTTGTTGAGAAGAACTTGAGCCTTGCTAGAAGCAGACAAGAAGATAGTATGAAAAGTTCTGGCAACACCGAAAACGTAGAGGAGTTGGAGATGCTGTTGGAAGCTTACTTTGTGGTCATTGATAGCACTCTTAACAAACTGACCTCG CTAAAGGAGTACATTGATGACACAGAAGATTTTATCAACATTCAACTG